In the Campylobacter lari genome, AAAAACATAGAGTGGCTCAAAAACAAACTATATTTTGAAAACGAAGTAAAAGAATTAACTTGTATAATAAATTATGCTAATACATTGCAAAACTTTGATAAATTTATGTTTTTTGCACTCTTAAGACGAGCAATGATACGAAAAATTCCTTATTCTAGAATGTGCATCAAATGGGAAGAAATTGTAAAGCTTAGAGATGAAGAATTTAGTTATCAAAAGTATGGTAGACGTAGAGCATATCACAACATAAGCTTCTTAGAACATATTTACATAAATTTAAATCAATACAATAACGCTGTTTTTGATAATGGATTTAACAATACTTCATATAATCTTGATTGTTTTAAAATAATTGAAATAGTAGAAAATATAGATTTAGTATATATAGATCCGCCATATCCTTCTACAATGAATAATTATTTTAGTTTTTACGGTTCATTTGATAAAATGTTAAACAAAGAAACAATGTATTATACAGATTTTACCAATAAAAATATGTTTTTAAAAAATTTAAAAATTATTTTTGAAAAATTAAAAAGTAAAACTAAATTTATAGCCATAAGTTTAAATAGTAACAGCAATCCTGGTTATAAAGAAATAATAGATACGGTTTCTACATTAACTAAAAACTATTATTTGCAAGAAAAGCAACATATGTATAAAGTAACAGGCAAAGAAAATAAAAGACAAACTTATGAAATATTATTAATTTTTGAATTGATATGAGAGATACTATGAAAAATAAGAGACCTATAAGAGATCAACAATATGAAAATTATTGGAAACTAACACTTGAATATAGTGATTTTTACGAAGAAAATTTTAATAAATGCTTAAAAATTATAATCGACTTTATGGATAAAAATACAAATATTGATACGGAAAAATATCGTGAATTACAAGATGAAATTTATAATTTTAATCCAAAATCTGATTACGCATCTGTGAGAAAATCAATAAATCAATTTTTTAAACTTGGTTTTGTAAATAATAATTTTCATGGTTATCATAAAAAAACAAAACAGTTTTTAGCAGAACAAAATAAAGCAAAAAAGAAGATTTTATATTCCGAAATTCTTTATGATAATGCTAGTTTTTCAAGATCATATAAAAATAGTAATGATCAGAATGAACTCAAATTTTTAGTTAAAACCATAGAACACTGTGGAAGTATATCAAAAGAAAATCTTTTAGCAATAATGCGTGTTACAGATACCGCAAGTAAAGATTATTTAAACTCGGATGAATTACAAGAACTAACAGATCATATTATTAGCATAAAATTATTAGAAAGAAAATATAATCAAGTAACATATTTATGGAATATCTGTAAAAACGTATTAACAGGTATTTATGTAGATGAAAATAATTGCTTAACACTAGATAAGCCTGAATATGATTATACAGAAAGAGCAATAGGTAGAGATACATACAAACAAACATTATATAAATATTCTCTCTATGAAGAAAGTAGAGAAATTTTTTCAGATGTTTATTGCTATGTAGAAAAGTTAAAATATCCTGTTTTAATAGCATCACATATAAAACCATATCGTTATTGTAACGATAGTGAACAGTTTGATAAGAATAATGGATTATTATTATCAAAGTCACTAGATCAGCTATTTGATCAAGGTTGGATTTCTTTTGAAGATAATGGAAGCATAATATTAAATGAAAATTTAGATGAAAATCTTAAAAAAATATTGGCTACAAAAAAAATTAACCAACAAATACTAAATCCGGTAAGACTTAGATATTTGGCTTATCATAGAAAAAATATATTTAATAACTCAAAACAATATAAATTTTAAATTACTAAACTTTTGGCAAGGATAATAATTAATATTATAAGTGTTAATAACTTTATGTTTTTACAGTATTTTTATTACTCTTTAAAACTTCTTTTTATTGTTGAGTTATTAATAAAGCCTGTTTATAACATTAAGTTTGGTTGTTATCCTTATACTATAATATTTAAATATATTTTAGTTAACAAATCAATATTTTATTAACAATAATATCAACGAATTGATTATATATTAAAATTAACAAAAAGTCATTTTTAGATTCTATAGTAATAATAGACAATCTACTCATTAAAAAAATAAACAAACTTAAATTTAAACAATAAAAGTAGAGTAAATACTTATATTGAGCCATAAAAGAAAATATGAAAAAATATATTTTAGATAAAGAAATTGTAACAAAAGAAAGAATAATAAAGTATTATTAAAAGACCTCACTGCCTATTTAAAAGAAGCCTTCCTTGAAGTCTTATCAGTAGCAAGGAACCTTTGATGGAATTATATTATTAAAATATTAAATTCTAATAAATCAACATACATGAAAAATTAAATTTGGTGGAGACGAGGGGAATTGAACCCCTGTCCAAAAATAAAACAACCACGGCATCTACATGCTTAGCAAAGGTGAAAATTTCATCTAGCCAAACTCACCTTCCAAAATTTCAAGCTAGACTAAGACTTTAATTTCAATCAAAACTTGTCAAATTTCAATCTACACTATCAAAAATGACCAAATTCTAAGCTAGATAGTATCACTTAAAATTCAGGCTCAACTGAACTTACGCAGCTTTAGCGTAAGCAGGAGCAAATTTAACGTTGTTTGCGTTTAATTTTAATTTGAGCTTTATACGCTTTGCTCAAAGCGACATGCCACCAAGGCCACTCTACTCCTGTCGAAGCCAAGTCGTCCCCATTATTGAGAAATTTTATCTGGAACATTTGCAATTTGAGGGTTAAATACGCTTAAAAAAGAAGCATTTTTTTCATAATCACTGCAATATCTATCAAGCTGCTCACCCACTAAAAACATCCAATCCACAAATTCATCGCTAGCAGGCCCATCAAATTTAGCTGCTTCTTGCATAATTTCCTCACAAAATGTGCAAAAATTTGCAATTTCATCTAAATTTAATCTTTTAGCAGCCCAAACCACATTGTGAATATTTTGCTCTAAGTCTTTTAAAGCTTCTTTGTATTTTGAGCTATCACTACTTAGCTTTACTATCAAAGGCTCTAAAACATCACAAAGACTTCTAAAAAAATACAAAAAACGCTCGATTTCTTCAAGCTCGTAATCTAACTCTAATTGCTCTAAAATTCCCATAAAAACTTCTATAATCTAAGTTTAAATGTTTATTTTAGCAAATTTTAGATAAAATTAAAATTTCTTACAAAATAAAATGGAAAAAATATGGATAGAATCGTAGAGATTGAAAAATTCTCCCCTGATGAAACTTACGAAACAAGCCTTAGACCTTCAAATTTTGACGGCTACATAGGACAAGAAAATATTAAAAAAAATTTAGAAATTTTCATCAAAGCTGCTAAAAAAAGAAATGAATGTCTAGATCATATCCTTTTTAGTGGGCCTGCAGGACTTGGTAAGACAACTTTAGCAAACATTATCTCATATGAAATGAATGCAAATATCAAAACTACCGCTGCACCCATGATAGAAAAAAGCGGGGATTTAGCTGCGATTTTAACTAACCTTAGCGAAGGAGATATTTTATTTATCGATGAAATTCATCGCTTAAGCCCTGCCATAGAAGAAGTGCTTTACCCTGCTATGGAAGATTTTCGTCTTGATATTATCATAGGTAGCGGCCCTGCTGCACAAACAATCAAAATCGATTTACCTAAATTTACACTCATTGGTGCTACTACAAGAGCAGGTATGCTAAGCAATCCTTTACGCGATCGCTTTGGTATGCAATTTCGCTTGGAATTTTATAAAAATGAAGAACTTGCTATCATTTTAGAAAAAGCAGCTCTAAAGCTTAATAAAACTTGCGAAAAAAAGGCTTCTTTAGAAATAGCCAAACGCAGTCGCTCAACCCCAAGAATTGCTTTAAGATTGCTTAAGCGTGTAAGAGACTTTGCTGATGTAAATGATGAAGAAATCATTAGCGAAAAAAGAGCTAAAGAAGCACTTGATTCTTTAGGGGTAAATGAGCTTGGTTTTGACGCGATGGATTTGCGGTATTTAGAGCTTTTAACTGAAGCTAAAAGAAAACCTATAGGACTTTCTAGTATAGCTGCAGCATTGAGCGAGGATGAAAATACCATAGAGGATGTGATAGAGCCATATTTACTAGCAAATGGTTATATAGAAAGAACAGCCAAAGGTCGTATTGCGAGCTTAAAAAGCTTTGATGTTTTAAAATTAAAATACAACAAGGGTTTATTTGATGAAAAGTAGTAATTTTTTCTTGATTAGTTTTATTTTGATCATTTTATTTTGGGTACTTTTTTTATTTAAACCTTTTTTGATGAATATAGCCATAGCAAGTTTAATGGCCGTTTCTACTTCTAATGTTAATGTTAAATTCTTAAGTATTTTCAAAGGTAAAAAAGTCGTTGCGGCAGCAGCCACTACTGTTTTTATGTTGGCTTTATTTTTTATCCCTTTTGTATATGCTATTATAGAGCTTGCAAAGGCAGCTAGCGGTTTTAATATAAGTTATATCCACAATACCATAGAATATTTTAAAAACTATTCTTTACACTTGCCTGAGTCTTTAAGTTTTATAGAACCCAAAATCAAAGAAGCATTAGCAAGTATTGATTTAAACTCTATCTCTAAAAATGTTTTAACCTATCTTTCAAGCGCAACTAAATTTGGCACTAAATTTCTAACTGATATGGTGTTAATTTGTGTGTTTTATTTCTTTGCTAATCTTTATGGAGCCCAACTCATTGGCTATATAAAAAGCATAGTGCCTATGAAAAAAGAAGAAACTCAAGGCATTTTAAGCGAAGTGAGTAATGTAATGTCTGTTGTGTTTTATTCTATGGTGCTAAATGCCATTTTACAAGGAGTGCTTTTTGCTATCATTACTAAATTTTATGGTTATGATGCGATTTTAATGGGGATATTATTTTGCTTTAGCTCTTTAATCCCTGTAGTAGGCGGGGCTTTAGTTTATGTGCCTGTCTCTTTATATGAATTTGCAAATAACAATCTAAGCGGCGCTTTAGTGATTTTCATTTATAGTGTGGTTATGATATCTTTTATCGCAGATACTTTAGTAAAGCCTTACATCATTAAATGGATCAATGAAAAACTTGTTCAAATTCCAACACAAATTAACGAACTTTTAATTTTCTTTGCGATGATAGCAGGAATTTCAAGTTTTGGCTTTTGGGGCATTATCCTTGGACCTGCTATTTTAACTTTCTTTATCTCTACTTTAAAATTATACGTGATTTTAAAAGAAAAGCATTTTGTATAAAGGCGATTATTTTTCAATAATCGCTAAAATTTCTTCTTCGCTTGTAAGTTTTTTATTGTATTTAATCACTAAAAATTTAGAGTTTTTATACACATCTAAAACACCATTTATGCCTTTAATCACATTTAAATCATGTTTTGTTTCTAAAGATAAATAGACATTTTTAAAATCTGCTGGACTTTGTAAAAACAAAAGCAATACAAACCAAATTACAGACAAAGCTATCAAAATAAAAGCAAGAGTGACTAAACTAAAATGGTGTAAAAAATATCCTCCAACAACACCGCCTAAAAAGCTTCCAAAATAGCCAAAAGCATTAAATACACCCAAAGCTGCGCCTTTTTCATTTACCTTAGCAAATTTACTCGCACAGCTTTGCATAATAGGCTCATGTAAATTAAATCCTATAAAAAACACTACAACACCCACCATAAACACTAAAGCATTATGCGAAAAAGCAAATATAATATAAGCAATGATAAAAAATGCCACACCCAAAAGCAATATCTCTTTACTTAAGCCTCTTTTTTCTCCCAAAGATCCTGATAAACCCATAGCTAAAAACCCAAGCACCATAGAGCTCACATAAACATGCCATAAATTCTCACTTGGGTAATTAAACTCATGTACTAAAACCAAAGGAATACTTAAAAACGCAATACTCATAAGCATTTTTTGCATACAATTAGTAAGATTCATCAAAGCTAAGTTTTTTTCTTTTAAAAGTTTTTTCAATGGAGTTTTAGTATTTTCATGTACTATTGTATGCTCTTTTGGCACAACGCTAAATAAAAGTACGATACAAATTAAACTCAAAATCGCACTTAAATCAAACAAACTTGAAAGTCCGAATTTAGCACTCATTAAAGGAGAAAGCACCAAAGAAGCTGCAAAAGAAAGTCCTATAAATGAACCCATGATAGCCATAGCCTTACCACGATTTTCTTCATTAATAAAATCGCTTATCATAGCAGTAGCTACTGCTCCTATGGCTCCTGCACCTTGTAAAAGCCTTCCAAACATCATCGTATAAATATCATCAGCATATGAACATACCAAAGAACCTATGATAAACACCACAAGTCCTATTAGCATAGTTTTTTTACGCCCTATTTTATCTGAAATGATTCCAAAAGGAACTTGCAATACCATTTGAGTTAGAGCATACACACCTACTAAAAGCCCTACTAAAAACTCATTGGCTCCTTTTAAATTTAAAGCATATAAACTTAAAACCGGCAAAACTATAAACAATCCAAAAAATCTAGTTCCTACAATAAAAGACAAAGGTAAAACGGTTTTTAACATCTTTTCTCCTTATAAAGGATAATTTTACTATGATTTTGATAAACTTTTTTTAAAGTCAAAATAAAAAGAGTAATTTATGAAGAAAAAATTAAAAATCATTCTAGCAACTTCTAACGCACACAAAGTAGAAGAAATCAAAAAATTTTTAACTACTTATGAAATTTATGCCTTAAATGAAATCATCACCCCTTTTGAAATCATCGAAGATGGTGTGAGTTTTAAAGAAAATGCTTTGATAAAATCTAAAGCTATTTTTAATGCTTTAGGTAAAAAACAAGATGAATTTATCACCTTAAGCGATGATAGCGGTATAAGCGTAGAGGCTTTAAACAATGCGCCAGGGATTTTTTCTGCAAGATACTCTCAAGAAGGCACTGATGAGGCCAATAGAAACAAACTCATCCAAGCCCTACATGAAAAAAATCTACATCAAAGCAAAGCTTTTTACACTGCAGCCATAGCCATAAGCTCAAAATATGGACATTTTAGCACGCATGGATACATGCATGGCCTTGCTATTGATACTCCAAGGG is a window encoding:
- a CDS encoding DNA adenine methylase, producing MNKYPKVNYIGNKEKIAGWIIQNLPIKNGKVLDLFSGGCSMSYAFKEAGFSVISNDILYSNYCISKAIIENNSNILHLNITSKILYSYYNDTIYKNIEWLKNKLYFENEVKELTCIINYANTLQNFDKFMFFALLRRAMIRKIPYSRMCIKWEEIVKLRDEEFSYQKYGRRRAYHNISFLEHIYINLNQYNNAVFDNGFNNTSYNLDCFKIIEIVENIDLVYIDPPYPSTMNNYFSFYGSFDKMLNKETMYYTDFTNKNMFLKNLKIIFEKLKSKTKFIAISLNSNSNPGYKEIIDTVSTLTKNYYLQEKQHMYKVTGKENKRQTYEILLIFELI
- a CDS encoding HNH endonuclease signature motif containing protein is translated as MKNKRPIRDQQYENYWKLTLEYSDFYEENFNKCLKIIIDFMDKNTNIDTEKYRELQDEIYNFNPKSDYASVRKSINQFFKLGFVNNNFHGYHKKTKQFLAEQNKAKKKILYSEILYDNASFSRSYKNSNDQNELKFLVKTIEHCGSISKENLLAIMRVTDTASKDYLNSDELQELTDHIISIKLLERKYNQVTYLWNICKNVLTGIYVDENNCLTLDKPEYDYTERAIGRDTYKQTLYKYSLYEESREIFSDVYCYVEKLKYPVLIASHIKPYRYCNDSEQFDKNNGLLLSKSLDQLFDQGWISFEDNGSIILNENLDENLKKILATKKINQQILNPVRLRYLAYHRKNIFNNSKQYKF
- the ruvB gene encoding Holliday junction branch migration DNA helicase RuvB translates to MDRIVEIEKFSPDETYETSLRPSNFDGYIGQENIKKNLEIFIKAAKKRNECLDHILFSGPAGLGKTTLANIISYEMNANIKTTAAPMIEKSGDLAAILTNLSEGDILFIDEIHRLSPAIEEVLYPAMEDFRLDIIIGSGPAAQTIKIDLPKFTLIGATTRAGMLSNPLRDRFGMQFRLEFYKNEELAIILEKAALKLNKTCEKKASLEIAKRSRSTPRIALRLLKRVRDFADVNDEEIISEKRAKEALDSLGVNELGFDAMDLRYLELLTEAKRKPIGLSSIAAALSEDENTIEDVIEPYLLANGYIERTAKGRIASLKSFDVLKLKYNKGLFDEK
- a CDS encoding AI-2E family transporter, whose protein sequence is MKSSNFFLISFILIILFWVLFLFKPFLMNIAIASLMAVSTSNVNVKFLSIFKGKKVVAAAATTVFMLALFFIPFVYAIIELAKAASGFNISYIHNTIEYFKNYSLHLPESLSFIEPKIKEALASIDLNSISKNVLTYLSSATKFGTKFLTDMVLICVFYFFANLYGAQLIGYIKSIVPMKKEETQGILSEVSNVMSVVFYSMVLNAILQGVLFAIITKFYGYDAILMGILFCFSSLIPVVGGALVYVPVSLYEFANNNLSGALVIFIYSVVMISFIADTLVKPYIIKWINEKLVQIPTQINELLIFFAMIAGISSFGFWGIILGPAILTFFISTLKLYVILKEKHFV
- a CDS encoding MFS transporter, encoding MLKTVLPLSFIVGTRFFGLFIVLPVLSLYALNLKGANEFLVGLLVGVYALTQMVLQVPFGIISDKIGRKKTMLIGLVVFIIGSLVCSYADDIYTMMFGRLLQGAGAIGAVATAMISDFINEENRGKAMAIMGSFIGLSFAASLVLSPLMSAKFGLSSLFDLSAILSLICIVLLFSVVPKEHTIVHENTKTPLKKLLKEKNLALMNLTNCMQKMLMSIAFLSIPLVLVHEFNYPSENLWHVYVSSMVLGFLAMGLSGSLGEKRGLSKEILLLGVAFFIIAYIIFAFSHNALVFMVGVVVFFIGFNLHEPIMQSCASKFAKVNEKGAALGVFNAFGYFGSFLGGVVGGYFLHHFSLVTLAFILIALSVIWFVLLLFLQSPADFKNVYLSLETKHDLNVIKGINGVLDVYKNSKFLVIKYNKKLTSEEEILAIIEK
- the rdgB gene encoding RdgB/HAM1 family non-canonical purine NTP pyrophosphatase, with amino-acid sequence MKKKLKIILATSNAHKVEEIKKFLTTYEIYALNEIITPFEIIEDGVSFKENALIKSKAIFNALGKKQDEFITLSDDSGISVEALNNAPGIFSARYSQEGTDEANRNKLIQALHEKNLHQSKAFYTAAIAISSKYGHFSTHGYMHGLAIDTPRGNNGFGYDPLFIPKGFDKTLGELDEQVKLKISHRSQALMFATYILRALEKMEH